The following proteins are encoded in a genomic region of uncultured Ilyobacter sp.:
- a CDS encoding ImmA/IrrE family metallo-endopeptidase, translated as MIFIKKIEAIVRAEEERRNFGIGSSEPIDIFNLLKYKEKISVIKMIFSSDISGMILTKGNDKVIIINSEMSLGRQRFTAAHELYHLKYDKDFNKSDKFEDEADEFASHFLMPSPALREEIYKRIDGKGKLKIEDVMYLENYFGISHKAILKRLKVEKYINSKEYDSFANIRVKKIARDLGYNLSLYNPTLEKYEVYSNYAEIAKKKYEAGKMSLGKYENYLLEGGYENIVFGDDTQEDDACE; from the coding sequence GTGATTTTTATAAAAAAAATAGAAGCTATTGTAAGAGCAGAAGAAGAAAGAAGAAATTTTGGAATTGGTTCTTCAGAACCAATTGATATTTTTAATTTACTAAAATATAAAGAAAAAATATCTGTAATTAAAATGATTTTTTCAAGTGATATTTCAGGAATGATTTTAACAAAAGGAAATGATAAAGTTATTATTATAAATTCGGAAATGTCTTTAGGAAGACAAAGATTCACAGCTGCTCATGAATTATATCATTTAAAATATGACAAAGATTTTAATAAGAGTGATAAATTTGAGGATGAAGCGGATGAATTTGCTTCTCATTTTTTAATGCCTAGTCCTGCTTTAAGAGAAGAAATTTATAAAAGAATTGATGGTAAAGGTAAATTGAAAATAGAAGATGTCATGTATTTGGAGAATTATTTCGGCATTAGTCATAAAGCAATTTTAAAAAGATTAAAAGTAGAAAAATATATAAACTCAAAAGAATATGATTCTTTTGCAAATATAAGGGTTAAAAAAATAGCTCGTGATTTAGGATATAACCTATCTTTATATAATCCTACTTTAGAAAAATATGAAGTTTATTCTAATTATGCAGAGATAGCTAAAAAAAAGTATGAAGCAGGAAAAATGTCTTTAGGTAAATATGAAAATTATTTACTTGAAGGAGGATATGAAAATATAGTCTTTGGTGATGACACCCAAGAGGATGATGCTTGTGAATAG
- a CDS encoding helix-turn-helix transcriptional regulator codes for MKNVGKNLKETRSKLGYTQEKIEKLTGISRSLISMYENGEREISLSNLNKLANFFGKSINYFLGVSTEEKELKISYRATELTERDAENLKRAKKFINNLHELQEM; via the coding sequence ATGAAGAATGTAGGAAAAAATTTAAAAGAAACAAGATCTAAGTTAGGATATACACAAGAAAAAATTGAAAAATTAACAGGCATTTCAAGATCTTTGATATCAATGTATGAAAATGGTGAAAGAGAAATAAGTTTATCAAATTTGAATAAGCTTGCTAATTTTTTTGGAAAATCAATTAATTATTTTTTAGGTGTCTCTACAGAAGAAAAAGAACTAAAAATATCTTATAGAGCTACAGAATTAACAGAAAGAGATGCAGAAAATCTAAAGAGGGCAAAAAAATTTATAAATAATCTTCACGAACTTCAAGAAATGTAA
- a CDS encoding phage virion morphogenesis protein, whose translation MGNISIDELVVKINTMEKRAINLTPVMKKISIDMKNQTMKNFRQEKDPVGNSWKKNRRGGKTLTKTSRLKHSIRPAHGDDYAMVGTNVKYARIHQYGGKIKVKNGKYLRFQYAKGKWASKKSVIIPKRTFIGISRKMRDRYEVSIGEYFIK comes from the coding sequence ATGGGAAATATAAGCATAGATGAACTGGTGGTAAAAATCAACACTATGGAAAAGAGGGCAATAAACCTGACTCCAGTGATGAAAAAGATATCCATAGATATGAAGAATCAGACAATGAAAAACTTCCGACAGGAGAAAGATCCCGTGGGGAATTCCTGGAAGAAAAACAGGAGAGGGGGAAAAACACTAACCAAAACTTCAAGGCTAAAGCACAGCATAAGGCCAGCCCATGGGGATGACTATGCCATGGTAGGAACAAATGTAAAATATGCCAGGATTCATCAGTATGGTGGGAAGATAAAGGTCAAGAACGGGAAATACCTGAGATTCCAGTATGCAAAAGGGAAATGGGCCTCTAAGAAAAGCGTGATAATTCCCAAGAGGACATTCATTGGGATCAGCAGGAAGATGCGGGACAGGTATGAGGTGAGTATAGGGGAATATTTTATAAAATAA